CACGATCACCCCCGAGCCCTATGCCGGCCGTGCCCGCTTCGCGCGCGCCACCGCGTCGCTGTTCGAAGACGACGGCCCCACGTTTCACTGACCCGGGCGCAGCGCGCGCCCACTTCACCCAAGGAGCCTCACCATGAACCCTGCCACCGAACTGGCGCCGCAGCTCAAGCAGTTGCGCCTCTCCGGCATCCTCGACTCGCTCGACGCCCGCAACCGCCAGGCCATCGACGCCAAGCTCGCCTACACGGAGTTTCTCGCCCTGCTGATCCAGGACGAGATCGCGCGGCGCGAGCAGAAGAAGTTCGGCACCCGGCTGCGCCGCGCGGCCTTCCGCGCCAGCAAGACGCTCGAAGGCTTCGAGTTCGACCGCCTGCCCTCGACCAACCGCGCCCTGGTCCATGATCTCGCCACCGGGCGCTACATCGACGAGCGCGCCCCGGTGCTGATCGTCGGTCCTTGCGGCACCGGGAAAAGCCATCTCGCGCAGGCGCTCGGGCACTGCGCCGTGCGTCAGGGGCACGACGTCATCTTCGCCTCCTGCGCGCAGTTGCTCGCCAGTCTGAACGCCGCCCGCGCGGTCGGCACCTTTGAGCGCAAGCTGCAGCAACTGGCGCGCGTGCCGGTGCTGATCATCGACGACTTCGGCCTCAAACCCCTTCGCGCCCCCGCCGACGAGGATCTGCACGACCTCATCGCCGAGCGCTACGAGCGCGCTGCCACCATCGTCACCAGCAAC
This region of Thauera sp. JM12B12 genomic DNA includes:
- the istB gene encoding IS21-like element helper ATPase IstB; translated protein: MNPATELAPQLKQLRLSGILDSLDARNRQAIDAKLAYTEFLALLIQDEIARREQKKFGTRLRRAAFRASKTLEGFEFDRLPSTNRALVHDLATGRYIDERAPVLIVGPCGTGKSHLAQALGHCAVRQGHDVIFASCAQLLASLNAARAVGTFERKLQQLARVPVLIIDDFGLKPLRAPADEDLHDLIAERYERAATIVTSNLDFTEWDQAFPGNRLLASATVDRLRHNAYCLTLDGASYRAPRQGPNRAKSALASTPKNIDS